In Pyrus communis chromosome 8, drPyrComm1.1, whole genome shotgun sequence, one genomic interval encodes:
- the LOC137742538 gene encoding probable galacturonosyltransferase-like 7, whose product MLWIMRFSGFFSAAMLMIILSPSLQSFPPAEAIRSPHHYLDYSYLRLPPPTDSGGGRFNFRKASAYRNADECASSSGAPGMCHPNLVHVAITLDLEYLRGSIAAVHSVLQHSLCPESVFFHFLVSETNLEALVRSTFPQLKFRVYYFDPRMVRSLISTSVRQALEQPLNYARNYLADLLEPCVARVIYLDSDLVLVDDISRLWATSLGSRTIGAPEYCHANFTNYFMPAFWADQRFSGTFDGRKPCYFNTGVMVIDLVRWRRAKYTKRIERWIEIQKRHRIYELGSLPPFLLVFAGHVAPIEHRWNQHGLGGDNVKGSCRDLHPGAVSLLHWSGSGKPWLRVDSKRPCPLDALWSPYDLYGHTL is encoded by the coding sequence ATGCTCTGGATTATGAGGTTCTCTGGCTTCTTCTCTGCTGCAATGCTCATGATCATTCTCTCCCCGTCTCTCCAATCCTTCCCTCCCGCCGAAGCCATCCGATCCCCTCACCACTATCTCGATTACTCTTACCTCCGCCTTCCTCCCCCGACGGATTCCGGGGGAGGCCGCTTCAACTTCCGGAAGGCCTCCGCATACCGCAATGCCGATGAATGTGCCTCCTCCTCCGGCGCCCCAGGAATGTGCCATCCCAATTTGGTACACGTGGCCATCACTCTAGACCTGGAGTATCTCCGAGGGTCAATCGCCGCCGTGCACTCGGTCCTGCAGCACTCGCTTTGCCCGGAGAGCGTCTTCTTCCACTTCCTGGTGTCGGAGACGAATCTGGAAGCCCTGGTGCGATCCACTTTCCCGCAATTGAAGTTCAGGGTGTACTACTTTGATCCGAGGATGGTGCGGAGCCTGATCTCGACATCGGTGAGGCAAGCGCTGGAGCAACCGCTCAATTACGCCCGCAATTACTTGGCGGATCTGCTGGAACCCTGCGTTGCCCGGGTCATCTACTTGGACTCCGATCTCGTTTTGGTCGACGACATATCCAGGCTCTGGGCTACCAGCCTTGGCTCCAGAACCATCGGGGCGCCCGAGTACTGCCACGCCAACTTCACCAACTACTTCATGCCCGCTTTCTGGGCCGATCAGCGGTTTTCCGGCACCTTTGACGGCCGGAAGCCTTGTTACTTCAACACCGGTGTGATGGTGATAGATCTCGTGAGGTGGAGGCGGGCCAAGTACACCAAGCGGATCGAGAGGTGGATCGAGATCCAGAAGAGGCACCGGATCTACGAGCTGGGGTCGCTGCCCCCGTTCCTGTTAGTTTTCGCGGGGCACGTGGCGCCCATCGAGCACCGCTGGAACCAACACGGGTTGGGAGGTGATAATGTGAAGGGCAGCTGCCGTGACCTGCATCCGGGAGCGGTGAGCCTGCTGCATTGGTCGGGCAGCGGGAAGCCGTGGCTGAGGGTGGACTCGAAGCGGCCGTGCCCGCTGGACGCCCTCTGGTCACCCTACGATTTGTACGGACACACTCTTTGA